ATGGCTTCATGATTTTGAGGTGGGATTTTCTTTCGCAGAGTCACTACACACGTGCCCAGGCCAACAGTCCCCGCCCCGTCATCACAGTCGGACCCATTGCAAAAGGCTCTCAAGGGATGCTGGCCTCCCACCAGCAGAACCAGCAGCCAGTGCTGCAACTGCACCAGTCGCACCACTCACCTGTAGGCAGTGGGAGGGAGCAGCGCAATGTTCGACCCTCCCGCAGAAAAGGTTCAGACAGCAGCGTTCCTGAAGACGacaaggagaggagagaggagtccGCCGTGAGGGGTGAGTACATTAGCAAATGTTCACGCTCCTTTCCCACATTTATCTTTAACTGTTTTTGAAGTCCGCTCAAACATGACAGCCTCTTTGTGGAAAGAGcctctttttatatatatatacactagctGAGGTATCCGGCGCTGCCCAGGTTAAtctgttttagacataggccaaatgccaatcattttaatcaaaacaattgcccaacatttgtttttgcaaTGCTAATGTCTTACAAATATAATATTGAATGGGCTAATGTTTGTCCAGcaaaactataagaggtggactccccaaactaagtggaaatgcttggttaaaagacaaacacagtgatgttagtgatgtactctttaatcgtgaacatcactgagtttttaaaatgcttattgcaaagcgttaagcataagctaaacttagcatgtggacatcccaaacttttagagctttcaagtttttaaaagaagatttgtgcagcatgtttgTGTCACGAACCGACGTCGCActgagagaagatggtgagaaagactgtttgaaaaagtcttataaggacaagaatccgtagaattgtcgctggcttcatcaacacacctgaaagataaaagacacGGGAAAAGTGAAGTTCgccctctcaggaaaacacggtaagaatttttctcttcctggaaaataaacattctgctgttcaaacaggattttagacaagattatgtgacttttttcactaatctagactttctttcattgtaaaaaagacgtggcttttgaatggatttaggctgcatgtaTTTACACAAGAATAGTGTAATcctagtgaagaaggagccacgcaccctgtttttttttgtttcgtgagctatcgtggcattatagtggctcagagtggctcttagaggcattatcttcagttaacgaggctcctctctgagcgtggcgctaatttcaagatgttcaaaatttagcaacaacagcgtggcgcagtttgtgttcgagttactgcgacggcttagagacatttgcgtggtgcttacgagtctgcaaaaagtccattatccgccTGGCACCtttgcaggacctgagaggctatttttggagcggctcctccttttgcacacacaattgcacctgctctgtgcgctggactctatatactttgtagtggattaaatcattttctgccaaaccttggatgttgaaaacacttctaatcacttctggcatcacagaggactatttcatctggaca
The Thalassophryne amazonica unplaced genomic scaffold, fThaAma1.1, whole genome shotgun sequence DNA segment above includes these coding regions:
- the LOC117506317 gene encoding probable JmjC domain-containing histone demethylation protein 2C, with the protein product MIQMTFLDDVVHSLLKGENIGITSRRRSRSSQNNSAHSHYTRAQANSPRPVITVGPIAKGSQGMLASHQQNQQPVLQLHQSHHSPVGSGREQRNVRPSRRKGSDSSVPEDDKERREESAVR